The following coding sequences lie in one Acidimicrobiales bacterium genomic window:
- a CDS encoding type II secretion system F family protein, which translates to MSTTYAYKVRDRSGKVLSGTIDADNTALVANRLRQMGYVPIAIDKKAGAGVKKDLQIPGFSNRVKLKDIAIFSRQFSTMINSGLTLLRALSILVVQTESQYFSTVIDSLRADIQSGSSLSQAMSRHPKQFNRLYVAMVRAGETGGNLDITLNELATTIEKQVELRGKIRSALAYPAMVLALVCCILTAMLLFIVPIFKKMYDSLKGTLPLPTRMLVGISNIFVHAFPFVILTVAGVVYAYRRWVRTATGRQARDRVLLRVPIFGGLVRKTAMTRFSSTLATLLSSGVPVLESLEITADTVGNVVVADGVRAIAEGAKKGEAMTRPLEEHPVFPPMVTQMMAVGEETGALDTLLRKIATFYEQEVARTVEALTSLLEPLLIVVLGGAVGAMVVSLYLPMFDIIKLVGNNG; encoded by the coding sequence ATGTCCACAACGTACGCATACAAGGTTCGGGACAGGTCCGGGAAGGTCCTCTCAGGCACGATCGACGCCGATAACACTGCGCTTGTAGCAAACCGCCTCCGCCAGATGGGCTACGTGCCCATCGCGATCGACAAGAAGGCGGGCGCCGGCGTCAAGAAAGACTTGCAGATCCCGGGGTTTTCCAATCGGGTAAAGCTAAAAGACATCGCAATCTTTAGCCGGCAGTTTTCCACCATGATCAACTCGGGCTTGACCTTGCTCCGGGCGTTGTCGATTCTGGTGGTGCAAACCGAGAGCCAGTACTTCTCGACCGTAATCGATTCGCTCCGAGCGGACATCCAGTCCGGATCCTCCCTCTCGCAGGCGATGTCCAGACACCCGAAACAATTCAACCGGCTGTATGTTGCGATGGTTCGCGCGGGTGAAACAGGCGGCAACCTTGACATCACCCTGAACGAATTGGCGACCACTATTGAGAAGCAGGTCGAGCTTCGTGGGAAGATTCGTTCGGCGTTGGCCTACCCGGCGATGGTCCTCGCTCTCGTCTGTTGCATCCTTACTGCGATGCTCTTGTTCATTGTGCCGATCTTCAAAAAGATGTACGACTCTCTCAAGGGAACGCTTCCCCTCCCGACCCGGATGCTTGTCGGCATCTCGAACATCTTCGTGCATGCTTTCCCCTTCGTCATCCTCACAGTCGCGGGAGTTGTTTATGCATATCGTCGTTGGGTGCGCACGGCTACCGGTCGTCAGGCGCGCGACCGCGTGCTTCTCCGGGTGCCGATCTTCGGCGGATTGGTCCGAAAAACTGCCATGACGAGATTCTCCAGCACACTCGCGACATTGCTTTCATCGGGTGTACCGGTGCTCGAGTCTCTCGAGATCACCGCCGATACCGTCGGGAACGTTGTCGTCGCCGATGGGGTTCGCGCCATCGCAGAGGGAGCCAAAAAGGGCGAGGCGATGACACGGCCTCTGGAAGAGCATCCGGTGTTCCCTCCGATGGTTACGCAGATGATGGCAGTCGGAGAGGAGACCGGCGCGTTGGACACTCTTCTGCGAAAGATTGCGACCTTCTACGAGCAGGAGGTAGCGCGGACCGTGGAGGCGCTCACGTCGCTTCTGGAGCCTCTCCTGATTGTTGTTCTGGGTGGCGCTGTCGGCGCGATGGTCGTGTCTCTCTACCTGCCCATGTTCGACATCATCAAACTCGTCGGAAATAACGGTTAA
- a CDS encoding NAD(P)(+) transhydrogenase (Re/Si-specific) subunit beta: MIGATLANNGLVGGYLVSAVCFIVALKALSSPRRARLGNLVGVAGMTVAVGLTLADSHAGPYGIIPIGMVIGTLIGVPASRLVHMTAMPQLVAIFNGVGGGAAALVSVVHFLSTQSSSPSDLHLVEITFGLVIGCVSLSGSLIAFAKLQGTLTGRPITFPGQPQANVAPFVALLALGIWMVVDPHVAGLLLLAMFALALGVDICLPVGGADTPVLISLLNSLTGLAVAADGFALGNMILVVAGTLVGTSGALLTKMMSDAMGRSLPNILLGGLTTAGSTELLGGEQGAQSVRSADADDIATLLAYSRRVLIVPGYGLAVAQAQQTVVELARALETRGVEVSYAIHPVAGRMPGHMNVLLAEANVPYEDLDDLDEANAKFSGTDVALVVGANDVVNPAARDDPGSPLYGMPILNADEAAHVVFMKRSMRPGFSGVDNALLYDPKTVLLFGDAKDSLSKLVTAVRAA; this comes from the coding sequence GTGATCGGCGCCACTCTCGCCAACAACGGTCTCGTTGGGGGTTACCTCGTCTCCGCGGTCTGCTTCATCGTCGCGCTGAAGGCTCTCAGTTCCCCTCGAAGGGCACGGCTAGGTAATTTGGTCGGCGTGGCCGGGATGACCGTCGCCGTGGGTCTCACATTGGCCGACAGTCATGCCGGACCCTACGGCATCATTCCGATAGGCATGGTGATCGGCACGCTGATTGGCGTTCCCGCCTCCCGTCTGGTCCACATGACCGCAATGCCCCAGCTTGTGGCGATCTTCAACGGAGTTGGGGGTGGTGCGGCAGCGCTCGTATCGGTCGTCCATTTTCTCTCGACTCAGTCTTCAAGTCCGAGTGACTTGCACCTGGTCGAGATCACGTTCGGGTTGGTCATTGGGTGCGTGTCGTTATCCGGCAGCCTGATTGCGTTTGCCAAGCTCCAGGGAACCTTGACCGGCCGCCCAATAACGTTTCCCGGGCAGCCCCAGGCGAATGTGGCACCCTTCGTCGCGCTCCTTGCGCTGGGGATCTGGATGGTAGTCGATCCTCATGTCGCAGGGCTTCTGCTTCTTGCGATGTTTGCGCTGGCCTTGGGCGTGGACATCTGCCTTCCGGTCGGAGGTGCAGATACACCCGTTCTAATCTCACTGCTCAACTCCCTGACTGGACTGGCGGTGGCCGCGGATGGCTTCGCCTTGGGAAACATGATCCTCGTCGTGGCGGGCACCCTCGTAGGCACCTCTGGGGCTTTGCTAACGAAGATGATGAGTGACGCGATGGGGCGGTCGCTGCCGAACATCCTTCTCGGTGGCTTGACGACCGCTGGGTCAACCGAGTTGCTCGGAGGGGAACAGGGGGCTCAAAGCGTCCGGTCAGCCGACGCAGATGACATCGCCACCCTCTTGGCCTACTCCAGACGGGTGCTCATCGTGCCGGGATATGGACTGGCTGTCGCGCAGGCACAGCAGACGGTCGTAGAGCTCGCGAGGGCCCTCGAAACCAGGGGGGTCGAAGTCTCGTACGCGATACATCCGGTGGCAGGAAGAATGCCAGGCCATATGAACGTACTTCTTGCAGAGGCAAACGTCCCGTACGAAGACCTCGACGATCTCGACGAGGCCAACGCCAAGTTCTCCGGTACGGACGTTGCGCTGGTGGTCGGCGCAAACGACGTGGTCAACCCGGCCGCTCGCGACGATCCAGGCAGCCCGCTATATGGAATGCCGATACTGAACGCCGACGAGGCAGCGCATGTCGTGTTCATGAAGAGAAGTATGCGACCAGGGTTCTCGGGGGTCGACAACGCCCTTCTCTACGACCCGAAGACCGTGCTTCTCTTTGGGGACGCCAAGGACTCCCTCTCGAAGCTGGTGACGGCGGTTCGGGCCGCATGA
- the pilM gene encoding type IV pilus assembly protein PilM, translated as MEANSIGLDIGSSAVRAAEIRIERHHCRLRRYAQVGLPSGAVVDGEVVNPLVVAEALRRLWDAGDFSSRKVVLGVSGHRLIVRQADVPALNEEDLRSSLRFDAQELIPIPMEDAHFDFQILERGDSTDDDGRATMRILIVAAHREMLKAHLAALEQAGLEAVAVDASPLALMRVVPPAADSGVEAIVSIGAELTTVAVRQAGIPRFIRSLAIGGGKLTAGIASALHVEPAIAETLKRGAVPNGTPQLAQARKAMGSELRDLGEDVRATMDFFLSQAVGGPIDRLLITGGASMTVGLAEELAGTTDVDIRRIDPFAVVTLDDLGLDEDALRRARATSATAVGLALWTADAPGRRLSVLPGDVAEARRTRRLAILAAAGVAGVAGLLAFVGGAEAVAVHLERSKVHEAQAKAASLQAKVTQLQVETAIHTRVAARAHLVKSALQGDVDWVSVISGIQNSMPASLQIESFTGTRGSTSSASSGSSTGSIGVSLTGNGGLPVTAAWLDGLQKDPSVQGTWVTGIAETTNGGAVTFASTTSLTPNALSHRDRGVNP; from the coding sequence ATGGAAGCCAACAGCATCGGCCTTGACATCGGCTCATCCGCGGTCCGAGCTGCCGAGATACGGATCGAGCGACACCACTGCCGCCTGCGGCGCTACGCCCAGGTCGGGCTTCCGTCTGGAGCCGTAGTCGATGGAGAGGTCGTCAATCCCCTGGTGGTGGCGGAAGCCCTCCGCCGGCTGTGGGACGCGGGCGACTTCTCCTCGAGAAAAGTCGTATTGGGCGTCTCAGGTCACCGGCTGATCGTACGCCAAGCAGATGTTCCGGCATTGAACGAAGAGGATCTACGATCTTCGCTCCGCTTTGACGCACAGGAGCTCATTCCCATTCCCATGGAGGATGCTCATTTCGACTTCCAGATCCTGGAGCGTGGCGATAGCACCGACGACGATGGCCGTGCAACCATGCGGATCCTCATCGTTGCTGCCCATCGCGAGATGCTCAAGGCTCACCTCGCGGCGCTTGAGCAAGCCGGACTGGAAGCCGTTGCAGTTGACGCTTCACCGCTCGCCTTGATGCGGGTAGTCCCGCCCGCGGCAGACTCAGGCGTTGAAGCAATCGTCTCGATCGGGGCTGAGCTGACCACGGTCGCTGTTCGCCAAGCGGGAATACCTCGTTTCATTCGTAGTCTCGCAATAGGTGGAGGCAAGCTGACGGCTGGAATCGCTTCGGCGCTGCACGTCGAACCTGCGATCGCCGAGACGCTCAAACGAGGAGCTGTCCCTAATGGAACTCCTCAACTCGCGCAAGCTCGCAAAGCCATGGGTTCGGAACTGCGCGACCTTGGCGAAGATGTCCGAGCAACCATGGACTTCTTTCTCAGCCAAGCTGTAGGAGGCCCCATCGATCGCTTGCTCATCACAGGGGGCGCGTCAATGACGGTGGGCCTCGCAGAGGAGCTTGCCGGAACAACTGACGTCGACATCAGGCGAATCGATCCCTTTGCAGTCGTCACTCTCGATGATCTTGGACTGGACGAGGATGCCCTTCGCAGAGCGCGTGCAACTAGCGCTACTGCGGTGGGCCTTGCTCTTTGGACAGCAGACGCTCCGGGGCGCCGTCTATCAGTTCTCCCGGGCGATGTCGCCGAAGCCCGCCGCACACGCCGTCTGGCGATTCTCGCAGCGGCGGGCGTGGCCGGTGTCGCGGGTCTCCTGGCTTTCGTCGGCGGCGCGGAAGCCGTGGCAGTGCACCTCGAGAGGTCGAAAGTCCACGAGGCTCAAGCGAAGGCAGCTTCGCTTCAAGCAAAGGTCACCCAACTTCAGGTTGAGACCGCTATCCATACCAGGGTGGCCGCTCGAGCTCACCTGGTCAAGTCTGCGCTACAGGGTGACGTCGATTGGGTCAGTGTCATATCCGGAATACAGAACTCGATGCCCGCAAGCCTCCAGATCGAAAGTTTCACGGGAACTCGCGGCTCCACGAGCTCCGCCAGCTCGGGATCGAGTACCGGATCTATTGGAGTATCCCTGACTGGAAACGGTGGACTTCCCGTCACGGCTGCTTGGCTGGACGGCTTGCAAAAGGATCCGTCGGTGCAGGGGACATGGGTGACCGGAATCGCCGAAACGACCAATGGTGGTGCGGTGACTTTCGCGTCGACGACCAGCCTCACGCCAAATGCACTAAGCCATAGAGATCGAGGTGTCAATCCGTAA
- a CDS encoding prepilin-type N-terminal cleavage/methylation domain-containing protein, producing MLESIKQRLGRDDEQGFTLIELMVVVLIIAILLAIAIPTFLGARNSANARATQSNLRNALTAEQTQWTNNQAFDAVVADMSGIESNLDWQTAWPAAPKPNTVLVAIDANTNGVFLTGLGKDNNCYTIFALDQPATFTPAGGAATSVPAGTQYFQTGKNAAGGCSTPATPGGGPGTTTAHQSVGNWEQAF from the coding sequence ATGCTGGAATCCATCAAGCAGCGCCTCGGCCGTGACGACGAGCAGGGCTTCACCCTTATCGAACTCATGGTTGTCGTGCTGATCATCGCGATCCTGTTGGCGATCGCTATCCCCACGTTCCTCGGGGCCCGTAACAGCGCCAACGCCAGGGCGACCCAGTCCAACCTGCGTAACGCTCTCACCGCGGAGCAGACCCAGTGGACGAACAACCAGGCATTCGACGCGGTGGTGGCTGACATGTCCGGTATCGAGTCGAACCTCGACTGGCAGACCGCCTGGCCGGCGGCCCCCAAGCCGAACACCGTTTTGGTGGCCATCGACGCCAACACCAACGGCGTCTTCCTGACCGGCCTCGGCAAGGACAACAACTGCTATACGATCTTCGCGCTTGACCAGCCGGCCACCTTCACGCCAGCCGGTGGCGCAGCGACGAGCGTTCCCGCCGGAACCCAGTACTTCCAGACCGGCAAGAACGCCGCCGGTGGATGCTCCACCCCGGCTACGCCGGGCGGCGGACCAGGCACCACAACTGCTCATCAGTCAGTTGGCAACTGGGAGCAAGCCTTCTAA
- a CDS encoding type II secretion system protein has protein sequence MTPTVGKLVKAGRERGFTIVELMIAMLVLAIVMVALAPAFYGELKATAAANYRSTANGLAVGAIEEMRAFPFYQIGWNQGDYSTSGSTALSCVSPSNTFQTGGTAPAWNTRAGLEPVKLTGGSALDNVNNNLLTTQTISPVTFTISRCVYWVSASTGSSAAYKLTWVGVSWSVGGIPWHVSQTSAIYPGGEGTYGSGGHNNNNPSAPACTNSGSLPATPKSLAASQDPTSPTSTVDLTWSEGSETFSSVMPVQYQVNYSSNGPSGPWIPFSQTGLPRQNVDGLVATTTYWFQVFEVACDGTPGAAVVVSQATASASQSCAYSNFTVSPSTASIGSSKTLIGISAFQVSVQVTSACNNIYVSYDPQLKNQPITDSAPAGSGSLTWNTSASKWAAGTIVFTLYVGGAQTSDAAQVQISCTAKSC, from the coding sequence ATGACACCAACCGTGGGCAAGCTGGTCAAAGCCGGGCGCGAACGAGGCTTCACCATCGTCGAGCTGATGATCGCCATGCTTGTCCTCGCGATAGTGATGGTTGCCCTGGCTCCGGCCTTCTACGGCGAGCTCAAGGCGACCGCAGCCGCCAACTACCGGAGCACCGCAAACGGGCTCGCAGTCGGGGCGATCGAGGAGATGAGAGCATTTCCCTTCTACCAAATCGGGTGGAATCAGGGTGATTACTCCACCAGCGGCAGCACCGCGCTCAGTTGCGTTTCCCCATCCAATACATTCCAAACTGGCGGTACGGCGCCGGCCTGGAACACGAGAGCCGGGTTAGAACCGGTGAAGCTGACAGGGGGATCCGCACTAGATAACGTCAACAACAACCTCCTGACCACCCAGACGATTTCACCCGTCACATTCACAATTAGCCGATGCGTCTACTGGGTGAGCGCTTCCACCGGGAGCTCAGCCGCTTACAAGTTGACCTGGGTGGGGGTGTCGTGGAGTGTCGGAGGTATCCCATGGCACGTCAGTCAGACGTCAGCGATCTATCCAGGAGGCGAGGGCACATATGGGTCGGGGGGACACAACAACAACAACCCAAGCGCCCCAGCCTGCACCAATAGCGGCTCGCTGCCCGCCACACCGAAGTCGCTGGCCGCTTCCCAAGACCCGACCAGCCCCACCTCCACGGTCGATCTCACTTGGTCAGAAGGATCAGAGACTTTCTCATCCGTGATGCCGGTCCAGTATCAGGTCAACTACAGCAGCAACGGCCCGAGTGGTCCATGGATTCCGTTCTCGCAGACCGGGCTGCCCCGCCAGAACGTCGATGGCCTGGTCGCAACCACGACGTATTGGTTCCAGGTCTTCGAGGTCGCCTGCGACGGAACTCCGGGAGCCGCGGTAGTCGTGAGCCAAGCAACGGCCAGCGCCTCCCAAAGCTGCGCGTACTCAAACTTCACCGTTTCACCGAGCACAGCCTCCATCGGGAGTAGCAAGACACTTATCGGCATCTCGGCCTTCCAGGTGTCGGTGCAGGTTACAAGTGCATGCAACAACATCTACGTGTCATACGATCCGCAACTCAAGAATCAACCTATAACCGACTCCGCGCCCGCTGGAAGCGGGTCCCTCACCTGGAACACGTCCGCCTCGAAATGGGCGGCCGGCACGATCGTCTTTACTCTCTACGTCGGCGGCGCCCAGACTTCCGATGCCGCACAGGTCCAAATTTCATGCACCGCCAAGAGTTGCTAG
- a CDS encoding NAD(P) transhydrogenase subunit alpha translates to MIDTGLDLLVVFVLAAFLGYEVISKVPSILHTPLMSGSNAIHGVILVGTMVIANEARGGLQIFLALMAVILATLNIVGGVVVTDRMLEMFKGRDRQHEPGTSGEK, encoded by the coding sequence ATGATCGACACCGGGCTCGACCTTCTCGTCGTGTTCGTCCTCGCCGCCTTCCTCGGTTACGAAGTGATATCAAAGGTGCCGAGCATCCTGCACACTCCGTTGATGTCCGGCAGCAACGCGATTCACGGAGTGATCCTCGTGGGGACGATGGTTATCGCGAATGAGGCGCGCGGTGGTTTGCAGATCTTCCTCGCGCTAATGGCGGTCATCCTTGCGACGCTGAACATAGTCGGCGGGGTGGTCGTCACCGACCGCATGCTTGAGATGTTCAAAGGTCGTGACCGACAGCACGAGCCGGGCACATCGGGCGAGAAGTGA
- a CDS encoding prepilin peptidase produces MFTVTVLAAALLGLAIGSFLNVVIYRVPAGMSIVSPASACPSCHTPVSPRDNIPVLSWLILGGRCRSCSARISARYPVVEALTAVIFTLVAVRFGPSWSLPPELAFSGGLMALAAVDLERFLLPRAILYPTSAIVAGLLLLAAAAQGEWRRLGIAVVCAVIAFGLFFAINFIRPAWMGFGDVRLAGLIGLALGWLGPWYLFIGFMAANLTGALVGIALMASGKAGRKTALPYGVFLAAGSLFAVLLAAPIIHWYSNHFVH; encoded by the coding sequence ATGTTTACCGTGACAGTGCTGGCGGCCGCGCTCCTCGGTCTCGCGATTGGCTCATTCCTAAACGTCGTGATCTACCGGGTCCCGGCCGGGATGTCCATTGTGTCTCCGGCCTCGGCATGTCCGTCATGTCACACACCGGTGAGTCCTCGGGACAACATTCCGGTCCTGTCCTGGCTCATACTTGGCGGACGCTGCCGTTCATGCTCGGCGCGGATATCAGCCCGATACCCCGTGGTGGAAGCTCTGACGGCGGTGATCTTCACGCTTGTTGCAGTGCGGTTCGGCCCGAGCTGGTCATTGCCACCGGAGCTTGCCTTTTCCGGGGGCCTAATGGCCTTGGCAGCGGTTGACCTCGAGCGGTTCCTTTTGCCACGGGCAATCTTGTATCCAACGTCCGCGATCGTCGCCGGACTTCTCCTTCTGGCGGCTGCCGCCCAGGGAGAGTGGCGACGCCTGGGGATCGCCGTGGTTTGTGCAGTCATCGCCTTCGGGCTCTTCTTCGCTATCAATTTCATAAGGCCTGCTTGGATGGGCTTCGGAGACGTTCGTCTGGCCGGTCTGATCGGCCTGGCATTGGGCTGGCTTGGACCTTGGTACCTTTTCATTGGATTTATGGCCGCCAACCTCACGGGTGCTCTCGTTGGGATCGCTCTTATGGCGTCTGGGAAAGCCGGTCGTAAGACGGCCTTGCCGTACGGCGTCTTCCTTGCCGCAGGCTCACTTTTCGCGGTGCTCCTCGCTGCGCCAATCATCCATTGGTACAGCAATCATTTCGTTCACTGA
- a CDS encoding Re/Si-specific NAD(P)(+) transhydrogenase subunit alpha — translation MTRLVVLRETEPGERRVALVPADLTRLANLGLEVVVESGAGDPAGHPDSEYELAGAAVASLPGALDKAAGVLVKVRPPSESEVANLPQHSTLLCFLPPATHLRIVGRLRDRGITTFSFDLVPRISRAQSVDALSSQASAAGYEAAIFAARRLGRMFPILMTAAGTVPPAKVLVLGAGVAGLQAIATARRLGASVSGYDIRPEAAEEVRSLGARFVQLELDAAQGTGGYAAEQSQEFLARQQELVAIRVSESDAVITTAAVPGRPAPRLITRATVERMRQGAVIVDMAAASGGNCELTRDGEEVEHNGVLVIGAGNLASDVATSSSALYSRNVSNFLALLIRDGDIVSESDDEVLVGMRLTGAGRVQHEPTRAAMEGTAE, via the coding sequence GTGACGAGACTCGTCGTACTCAGGGAGACCGAGCCTGGCGAACGGAGGGTTGCCCTCGTACCAGCGGACTTGACCCGGCTGGCCAACCTGGGCCTCGAGGTGGTTGTCGAGAGCGGGGCCGGAGATCCAGCCGGACACCCAGACTCGGAATACGAACTTGCCGGCGCGGCTGTCGCGTCCCTCCCGGGAGCTCTGGACAAGGCAGCTGGTGTGCTTGTGAAGGTTAGGCCGCCGAGTGAGTCGGAGGTGGCCAACCTGCCGCAGCACTCCACGCTGCTTTGCTTCCTCCCGCCCGCCACTCACTTGAGAATCGTCGGGCGGCTCCGGGATCGGGGCATAACAACCTTCTCCTTCGATCTCGTACCAAGGATCAGCCGCGCCCAGTCGGTCGACGCCCTCAGCTCACAGGCGAGCGCCGCGGGGTACGAGGCTGCGATTTTTGCGGCTAGGCGCCTTGGGCGGATGTTTCCAATTCTAATGACCGCTGCAGGCACCGTTCCGCCCGCGAAGGTGCTCGTGCTGGGCGCGGGGGTGGCAGGCCTGCAGGCCATCGCCACTGCGCGAAGGCTCGGGGCGTCAGTGTCCGGTTACGACATCCGGCCCGAGGCCGCCGAAGAGGTGCGTAGCCTGGGTGCCAGATTCGTGCAGTTAGAACTCGACGCCGCTCAAGGCACTGGCGGGTACGCAGCTGAGCAGAGCCAGGAGTTTCTGGCCCGACAGCAAGAGCTAGTGGCTATCAGGGTCTCCGAGTCGGACGCAGTGATAACAACCGCGGCAGTCCCTGGTAGGCCTGCACCACGGCTCATTACCAGAGCGACCGTCGAGCGAATGCGCCAAGGAGCGGTCATAGTAGATATGGCCGCCGCATCAGGTGGTAACTGCGAACTGACGCGTGACGGCGAGGAAGTGGAACACAACGGAGTGTTAGTGATTGGTGCGGGGAACTTGGCATCGGACGTTGCAACTTCATCAAGTGCGCTCTACTCGCGGAACGTGTCGAACTTCCTTGCTCTATTGATTCGCGACGGTGACATCGTCAGTGAATCCGACGATGAGGTTCTCGTCGGAATGCGACTGACCGGAGCGGGAAGAGTGCAGCACGAGCCGACCAGGGCGGCAATGGAAGGGACTGCAGAATGA
- a CDS encoding C40 family peptidase has protein sequence MRLKASGGRLRAGGATVAIICLVGLPRVAAGAAGSSPAAPPSPAPAPSPPGNSVPPLPTVSPDITDGQPIQSLYAMALSLSSDSALSAQLRSQIAATQKQLDADAVAATQAAAVEAAADSEAANAESHAEAAARAYSDLDGALKHAVLFMYTSGPTYVRVNPGAGDKLAYASDYASTALTPGGILSTRKYDASIRKSELAVAKSAQQQADQAAQQAAVAVAAERAAEAALETQLAAVVAASSPQLMAETTALAGQAGQELLSTAGLEFTPASPLPPPVSTTPIALAWVFSELGKQYVWGATGPDTFDCSGLTQFVWHQAGVDIPRVAADQDNWTVPVPLSQLLPGDLVFFGKSDIHHVGIYIGSGLMINAPHTGDVVRVSSIWWSDLAGFGRVHDANVPVPVHLAPTPSKPAAPAVVSTAGNVPSQTQPPPGWQPQPGSTTPIVVDGTGNGGSNTNASTTTSTTTPSSSPGSSTTTTPPATSTTTVPTSASNVSSTTTLPGG, from the coding sequence ATGCGGTTGAAGGCGAGCGGCGGTCGCCTGCGCGCGGGTGGTGCAACCGTGGCGATCATTTGCCTGGTCGGCCTCCCTCGTGTAGCCGCGGGCGCCGCAGGTAGTTCGCCGGCAGCCCCACCGTCTCCAGCTCCGGCGCCCTCCCCGCCGGGGAACTCGGTTCCACCGCTTCCCACTGTCTCGCCTGACATCACGGATGGCCAGCCCATCCAGTCCCTGTACGCCATGGCCCTGAGCTTGAGCTCCGACAGCGCGTTGAGCGCTCAGCTTCGCTCCCAGATCGCAGCCACCCAGAAGCAGCTCGATGCCGACGCCGTAGCAGCCACCCAGGCGGCCGCGGTTGAAGCCGCAGCTGACTCCGAAGCCGCTAACGCCGAGTCCCATGCCGAAGCGGCTGCCCGGGCATACTCAGACCTCGACGGCGCGCTGAAGCACGCAGTCCTGTTCATGTACACGAGCGGTCCGACATACGTCCGCGTCAACCCCGGGGCCGGTGACAAGCTCGCCTACGCTTCTGACTACGCCAGCACGGCGTTGACGCCTGGCGGCATCCTCTCGACCAGAAAGTACGACGCGTCGATCCGGAAATCGGAATTGGCCGTCGCCAAGTCGGCGCAGCAGCAAGCCGATCAGGCTGCACAGCAGGCTGCTGTCGCAGTGGCCGCCGAGAGAGCAGCTGAAGCGGCTCTGGAAACCCAGCTGGCGGCGGTGGTAGCCGCGTCAAGTCCCCAGCTGATGGCTGAGACGACTGCCCTGGCCGGCCAGGCCGGTCAAGAGCTGCTCTCCACAGCTGGACTCGAGTTCACCCCCGCGTCACCCCTGCCGCCGCCGGTATCGACGACGCCGATCGCGCTCGCCTGGGTGTTCTCCGAGCTCGGCAAGCAGTATGTCTGGGGCGCCACAGGTCCCGACACGTTCGACTGTTCAGGGTTAACACAGTTCGTCTGGCACCAGGCGGGCGTGGACATTCCCCGAGTAGCGGCGGACCAGGACAACTGGACCGTCCCGGTTCCGCTTTCGCAGCTTCTTCCCGGAGATCTCGTCTTCTTCGGCAAGAGCGACATCCATCACGTCGGGATCTACATCGGCAGCGGCTTGATGATCAACGCACCACACACGGGCGATGTCGTACGGGTCAGTTCCATCTGGTGGTCTGACCTTGCTGGTTTCGGTCGTGTCCACGACGCAAACGTTCCTGTGCCCGTTCATCTGGCACCCACGCCGTCAAAACCGGCAGCTCCCGCAGTAGTTTCGACCGCCGGCAACGTCCCGTCCCAGACGCAGCCCCCTCCTGGTTGGCAGCCTCAGCCAGGTTCGACAACGCCAATAGTTGTTGACGGAACCGGGAATGGCGGATCTAACACAAACGCCAGCACGACGACGTCAACTACGACTCCCTCATCCAGTCCTGGAAGCTCAACTACCACGACGCCGCCGGCTACTAGTACAACTACGGTACCGACGAGCGCTTCTAACGTGAGCAGTACCACGACCCTGCCGGGGGGGTAA
- a CDS encoding type II secretion system protein, producing MTLIELSVVLFLMSIMLVIAGTALFSLQQTATRNDTTVTDEQQASTVLAQVSRDIRSAHQVTFVGYSSPSPTQEIELQMNQPAGTWVEWVYTPSAATVNGTTQGAHTLTRYASSSASGPFTVSNPTITTPVNVVNGSASPVFRYFQGNGSEITTIDSPSSLQTCTTRVLVSLTVGTQKSISGVATFQIGNDVAITDQDNQWGSLPCS from the coding sequence ATGACACTGATCGAGCTCTCGGTCGTGCTGTTTCTCATGTCGATCATGCTGGTCATTGCAGGTACAGCCCTGTTCTCACTGCAACAGACAGCGACCCGCAACGACACGACTGTCACCGACGAACAACAGGCAAGCACAGTCTTAGCGCAGGTGTCACGCGACATCCGTAGCGCCCACCAGGTCACGTTCGTGGGCTACTCGTCTCCCTCACCCACTCAAGAGATCGAGTTGCAGATGAACCAACCGGCTGGTACGTGGGTCGAGTGGGTTTATACGCCCTCAGCTGCAACAGTCAACGGGACGACTCAAGGTGCGCACACACTCACCCGCTACGCCTCATCGTCGGCGTCGGGGCCGTTCACTGTGTCTAACCCGACCATCACCACACCAGTCAACGTCGTAAACGGCTCGGCAAGCCCAGTCTTCAGGTATTTCCAGGGCAACGGATCCGAGATAACCACCATTGATAGCCCATCAAGCCTTCAAACCTGTACCACTCGAGTCTTGGTTTCTCTGACCGTTGGTACCCAGAAGAGCATCTCGGGCGTCGCGACGTTCCAGATCGGGAACGATGTCGCCATCACGGACCAAGACAACCAGTGGGGGTCACTTCCGTGCTCATGA